A single genomic interval of Malania oleifera isolate guangnan ecotype guangnan chromosome 13, ASM2987363v1, whole genome shotgun sequence harbors:
- the LOC131146508 gene encoding protein NRT1/ PTR FAMILY 2.11-like — MEDSRRSMLEKEPMEKKEKANANSKPEVKYRGIKAMPFVIGNETFEKLGTIGTSSNLLIYLTTIFNMKSIKATILVNTFNGTCTLSPLLGAFLCDTYYGRYKTLGFASVASFLGMLAITLTAAIPKLHPPHCQQKESGTCVGPTPWQMAFLLSGFGLLVIGAGGIRPCNLAFGADQFNPKTESGKRGISSFFNWYYFTYTFSMMISLTVIVYVQSNVSWAIGLAIPAFLMFLSCAFFFAGTKIFVKVKPEGSPLTNVAQVMVAAVKKRHLKLPEQPWVPLFNHIPSGSINSKLAHTDQFRFLDKGAIKIPTDKLNPEGSAVNPWRLCSMQRVEEVKCLIRVIPIWFAGIIYFIAIVQQQTYVVFQALQSDRRVGNSNFKIPAASYIAFAMLSLTIWIPIYDQIIVPFIRKFTGEEGGITILQKMGIGMALSVATMLVSALIEQHRRTLALTKPTMGIEERRGAISSMSALWLLPQLALGGLSEAFAIVGQTEFYYKQFPENMRSIGAAFLLAGTSGSSYLSGFLVSIVHEMTKGNVSGNWLAEDLNKGKLDYFYYLIAALEILNLAYFLVCSRWYKYRGTENSNGEGAMERRQSEEPIV, encoded by the exons ATGGAGGACAGTAGACGGTCTATGCTGGAAAAGGAACCCATGGAGAAGAAAGAGAAAGCAAATGCCAACAGTAAACCTGAGGTCAAGTACAGAGGAATTAAAGCCATGCCCTTTGTCATAG GGAATGAGACCTTTGAGAAGCTGGGAACTATTGGCACCTCGTCCAACCTCTTGATCTATCTCACGACCATCTTCAACATGAAGAGCATCAAAGCCACAATTCTTGTGAACACATTCAATGGAACCTGCACCTTGAGTCCCCTGCTGGGTGCTTTCCTCTGCGACACTTACTATGGTCGTTATAAGACACTCGGATTCGCTTCAGTCGCCTCCTTTTTG GGAATGCTTGCAATAACACTCACGGCAGCCATCCCGAAGTTGCATCCTCCTCACTGCCAGCAAAAAGAGAGTGGGACGTGCGTAGGCCCAACACCATGGCAAATGGCTTTTCTGCTAAGCGGATTTGGATTGCTGGTGATTGGTGCCGGTGGCATCCGACCGTGTAATTTGGCCTTCGGGGCTGACCAATTCAATCCCAAAACTGAATCTGGAAAGAGAGGAATCAGCAGCTTCTTTAATTGGTACTACTTCACCTATACTTTTTCAATGATGATTTCTTTGACAGTCATCGTATACGTGCAATCCAATGTGAGCTGGGCTATAGGGCTAGCAATCCCTGCATTCCTAATGTTCTTATCATGCGCATTCTTCTTCGCGGGCACAAAAATATTTGTGAAAGTGAAACCAGAGGGTAGTCCCTTGACCAATGTGGCGCAGGTCATGGTGGCCGCAGTCAAGAAGAGGCACTTAAAGTTACCTGAGCAACCATGGGTGCCCCTTTTTAACCATATTCCCAGTGGCTCTATCAACTCCAAGCTTGCTCACACGGATCAATTTAG ATTTCTTGACAAAGGTGCAATTAAAATCCCCACTGACAAACTCAATCCAGAAGGATCAGCAGTAAATCCATGGAGACTTTGCAGCATGCAGCGAGTGGAGGAGGTAAAATGTTTGATACGTGTGATTCCCATATGGTTCGCTGGCATTATATACTTCATCGCAATTGTTCAACAGCAAACCTATGTAGTCTTCCAAGCCCTGCAGTCTGACAGACGTGTTGGCAATAGCAATTTCAAAATCCCAGCAGCATCATATATTGCATTTGCCATGCTCAGCCTCACTATCTGGATACCTATTTATGACCAGATCATAGTCCCATTTATCCGAAAGTTCACCGGAGAAGAAGGTGGAATCACCATCCTCCAAAAGATGGGCATTGGAATGGCTCTCTCTGTCGCCACAATGCTCGTCTCCGCTTTGATCGAGCAGCATAGAAGAACCTTGGCACTTACCAAGCCAACAATGGGCATAGAAGAAAGAAGGGGTGCCATTTCTTCCATGTCAGCTTTATGGCTATTACCTCAACTGGCCTTAGGAGGGCTCTCTGAAGCATTTGCCATTGTGGGTCAAACCGAATTCTACTACAAGCAGTTCCCAGAAAACATGAGGAGCATTGGTGCTGCTTTCTTGCTGGCAGGCACCTCAGGGTCTAGTTATCTGAGTGGTTTCCTGGTCTCAATTGTTCACGAAATGACTAAGGGCAATGTATCAGGAAATTGGTTGGCAGAAGATCTTAACAAAGGGAAGCTGGATTACTTCTACTACCTGATCGCTGCTTTGGAGATTTTAAATTTGGCCTATTTTCTTGTTTGTTCTAGGTGGTATAAGTACAGAGGAACTGAGAACAGCAATGGTGAAGGGGCCATGGAGAGAAGGCAATCTGAAGAACCTATAGTTTGA